Proteins encoded in a region of the Candidatus Moanabacter tarae genome:
- the secDF gene encoding Protein translocase subunit SecDF, with translation MAGSIIWKSALAMAILAWAILNIIPVQDSPFDSFILSQATAELEEFKQLHERAITQVSAGEANSFFIAFRNILKNEKIDLQKFFPEINARDIRNLEKRNQILLDELRLRSKGKIKPGLDLKGGVSVTYRVKDTENAEINLGVGEREELTAAEKEFFREAELNKAVEILRKRVDGFGVAEPVIRLIGDKHIEVQLPGLELSKDPGMVADIGKPALLVFSLVHRTAVPSLEQDPPIGYRSMVELREDRKTGQITQTPYYIKKIPEMEGDIIDEAFAAPTEFGSFRVLLRFTSDGEEAFASATRRIAEENERTQTVGQLAIILDGELYSAPTVREEIRGGAEISGQFTQREAQELSNVLNNPLKIGLEVDELNDIGPTMAADARDSSFTAFQIGACVVIGFMLLYYMSAGMIAVISVIINIVIVFGTLSSFGATITLPGVAALVLTLGMAVDANILIFERIREELREGKTLPAALVSGYDKALSTIVDANVTTLITASILIWLGSGPVRGFGVTLAIGIISSIFCALIVSRALLELIINTGFVKSMMKKSLFRIEGVPFLSYRKIAFQSSWVVVLIGIGAIAVNWNQIFGIDFLGGDELTVNFETKLTSQEIDAVAQNNDLGEINTLSQTSLGQAKETLKIQTEGKRGGEVFQALNNAFPDAGLELLGKSEISPSVGNEIKIGAVLSVILALLAILVYVALRFEIGYGIGAVIATVHDIFMSIGLYVLLGMGGIGSGQFTAPMVAAVLMIIGYSLNDTIVVFDRIREELTLNPGTRLERIVNVAINRTLARTILTSITTLLATCPLFLFGAGVVVDFALVFIIGIFTGTFSSIFIASPVFFWWHKGDRRHVEERGDMLPKYEWETSKKNVT, from the coding sequence ATGGCTGGTAGCATCATATGGAAGAGCGCTCTTGCCATGGCAATCCTGGCATGGGCGATCCTCAATATAATCCCGGTTCAGGACTCACCCTTCGACAGCTTTATCCTGAGCCAGGCAACGGCTGAGCTGGAGGAATTTAAGCAACTGCACGAAAGAGCAATTACCCAGGTCTCAGCCGGTGAGGCCAACTCCTTCTTCATCGCTTTTCGCAACATTCTGAAGAACGAGAAAATCGACCTGCAGAAATTCTTTCCCGAGATCAATGCACGGGACATTCGGAACCTAGAGAAAAGAAACCAAATTTTGTTAGACGAGCTGCGCCTGCGTTCCAAAGGAAAAATTAAGCCTGGCTTAGATCTAAAAGGAGGAGTATCAGTCACTTACAGAGTAAAGGATACAGAAAATGCTGAAATAAATCTAGGGGTTGGCGAAAGAGAAGAACTAACCGCAGCCGAAAAAGAATTTTTTAGAGAGGCCGAATTAAATAAAGCAGTGGAGATCCTGCGTAAACGGGTTGACGGATTTGGAGTAGCAGAACCAGTAATACGCCTTATTGGGGACAAACACATCGAGGTACAGTTGCCTGGCCTAGAACTGAGCAAAGATCCAGGGATGGTCGCTGATATCGGCAAACCGGCACTCCTCGTATTCAGTCTTGTCCACCGCACTGCTGTCCCCTCTCTGGAACAGGATCCGCCGATCGGATACCGTTCCATGGTTGAGCTGCGAGAAGACCGTAAAACCGGACAAATCACGCAGACACCATATTATATCAAGAAAATTCCGGAAATGGAGGGGGATATCATAGATGAAGCATTTGCCGCACCAACCGAGTTTGGAAGCTTTCGAGTGTTGCTCCGATTTACATCAGATGGAGAAGAAGCCTTTGCTAGTGCCACCCGAAGAATCGCAGAGGAAAATGAACGCACACAAACTGTGGGCCAACTGGCTATTATCCTAGATGGAGAACTCTACAGCGCCCCAACCGTTAGAGAGGAGATTCGTGGAGGAGCCGAAATTTCTGGCCAATTCACACAGCGAGAAGCGCAAGAGCTTTCCAATGTTCTGAACAATCCCCTTAAAATCGGACTTGAGGTCGACGAGTTGAATGATATTGGTCCGACCATGGCGGCTGACGCCCGAGACTCCTCCTTTACCGCCTTTCAAATTGGCGCCTGTGTCGTGATCGGCTTCATGCTGCTCTACTACATGTCAGCGGGCATGATAGCGGTCATTTCCGTAATCATTAATATTGTAATCGTCTTCGGCACTCTTTCCAGCTTTGGTGCAACAATCACACTTCCAGGAGTAGCCGCTCTGGTCCTCACCCTCGGTATGGCAGTCGATGCTAATATCCTTATCTTTGAACGTATTCGCGAAGAGCTAAGGGAGGGGAAGACACTCCCTGCCGCCCTAGTATCCGGTTACGACAAAGCGCTTTCCACTATCGTTGACGCCAATGTGACCACCCTTATCACCGCCTCAATTCTTATATGGTTAGGGTCCGGTCCAGTCCGAGGATTTGGTGTGACTTTGGCTATCGGAATTATCTCCTCAATTTTCTGTGCTCTTATTGTTAGTCGAGCATTGCTGGAACTGATTATCAATACCGGTTTTGTGAAGAGTATGATGAAAAAGAGCCTCTTCCGTATTGAAGGGGTGCCCTTTCTCAGCTACCGCAAGATTGCCTTCCAATCCTCTTGGGTAGTTGTTCTCATTGGGATTGGCGCCATTGCCGTCAATTGGAACCAAATCTTTGGAATTGATTTTCTGGGCGGTGATGAGTTAACCGTGAACTTTGAAACGAAGCTCACCTCGCAAGAGATTGACGCCGTAGCCCAGAATAACGATCTAGGCGAAATCAACACCCTCTCTCAAACTTCCCTCGGCCAGGCAAAAGAAACCCTCAAAATACAAACTGAAGGTAAAAGAGGCGGCGAAGTGTTCCAAGCCCTCAATAATGCATTTCCTGATGCCGGACTTGAGCTTCTGGGCAAGTCTGAGATCAGTCCTTCAGTGGGAAATGAAATCAAAATCGGTGCCGTTCTGTCCGTTATCTTAGCTCTTCTCGCCATTCTCGTTTATGTCGCCCTTCGGTTTGAGATTGGTTACGGGATTGGTGCGGTTATAGCTACAGTTCACGATATTTTCATGAGCATTGGGCTCTACGTCCTATTAGGAATGGGGGGAATCGGGAGTGGACAATTCACTGCTCCCATGGTGGCTGCGGTTCTAATGATTATCGGATACTCCCTTAACGATACCATCGTTGTTTTCGACCGGATCCGAGAGGAACTCACTCTGAACCCCGGCACCCGACTCGAAAGAATCGTCAACGTCGCCATTAATCGCACCCTGGCCCGAACAATTCTGACTAGTATTACCACACTCCTCGCCACATGTCCTCTCTTCTTATTTGGAGCTGGTGTTGTTGTCGATTTTGCTCTTGTTTTCATAATAGGTATCTTCACCGGAACGTTCTCATCGATCTTTATCGCTAGTCCGGTATTTTTCTGGTGGCACAAGGGCGATCGACGCCATGTTGAGGAACGAGGGGATATGCTTCCCAAGTATGAGTGGGAAACATCGAAGAAAAACGTCACCTGA
- the yajC gene encoding Sec translocon accessory complex subunit YajC has protein sequence MSLFHNPIQLLPTLAQAGGAGSGGGSIIFFYILLFAGLWFLLLAPQRKRQKAHAKLLSELQSGDYVITSSGIYGEITNVKEDRFVVKIAENTKIELSKNAVQSKIEN, from the coding sequence ATGAGCTTATTTCATAATCCTATTCAATTACTTCCGACTCTTGCACAGGCAGGAGGAGCAGGATCTGGAGGAGGATCAATCATCTTCTTCTATATCCTTCTCTTTGCCGGACTCTGGTTTTTGCTATTGGCCCCCCAGAGGAAAAGGCAAAAGGCGCATGCCAAACTCCTCTCAGAACTTCAATCGGGCGACTATGTTATCACCTCTAGTGGAATCTATGGTGAAATCACCAACGTGAAAGAGGACCGGTTCGTTGTGAAGATCGCTGAGAATACGAAGATCGAGCTGAGCAAAAACGCGGTACAGTCTAAAATCGAGAATTAG
- the korA_2 gene encoding 2-oxoglutarate oxidoreductase subunit KorA, whose product MTTSDSSQTSVFDRSSLREETITDAVIRLAGDSQDGIQTIGGFLARLAGRSDQDVMTYMTIPSTIAGGPSIFQVRIGSGDVLSAGDAADFLVAFYQHSYDEHIESLKEGGVLIYDADHVEPDVEDRRFVNVAVPISGLTIESLGGNAKSKGKNIFVLGLIARIFNLHVEKLKLLMKERFGGKGKGILRNAYLAFDAGFGYPMDNVLTRYYQFDKSIRRAGRPQVTMDGNQALAYGLIAAGVRYGAGYPITPWSSIMELLRVELSKYGGVFVQAEDELAAISIALGFAYSGHLAVTGSAGPGISLKMEALGWAVMAEIPLVVVNVQRGGPSTGLPTNVEQSDLMQAIYGSHGDTPRVVVAPRHVEDCFYVALEAGQIARKYSTPVIILSDQALATRIEAFDEPNLEELVVDPVLDLSSRGSDFLPYDLDAITNHAPPGSVMEGGKYPVVTGLEHDEKGHPTANPRLHSQMTAKRREKLKNLSEEIGIPEVYGDVKGDILLVGWGSTFGPIHEAVDQARSNGRRVGCIHLHHLHPFPKGIEQILSCYRETFVVEMNDEGLYGYGQLAGLLRARYCHPGIRSITKTDGLTFKVKEILEGISHFPKDSV is encoded by the coding sequence GTGACCACTTCCGATTCGAGTCAGACTTCGGTCTTTGACCGCAGTTCTCTCCGAGAGGAGACGATTACGGATGCTGTTATCCGGCTGGCTGGAGATTCGCAGGACGGAATACAGACGATCGGGGGATTCCTGGCGCGGCTGGCTGGACGGAGCGACCAGGATGTCATGACTTATATGACCATCCCGTCAACCATCGCGGGAGGCCCTTCTATTTTCCAGGTTAGAATAGGATCGGGAGATGTTCTTTCAGCCGGCGATGCGGCTGATTTCCTCGTTGCATTCTACCAACACAGCTACGATGAGCATATAGAATCCCTTAAGGAAGGAGGCGTGCTCATCTATGATGCGGATCATGTTGAGCCGGATGTTGAAGACCGACGGTTTGTCAATGTTGCTGTCCCGATATCTGGGCTCACCATTGAATCACTAGGTGGTAATGCTAAAAGCAAGGGGAAGAATATTTTTGTGCTGGGGTTGATCGCTCGGATTTTTAATTTACATGTAGAGAAGCTGAAGCTTCTAATGAAGGAGCGATTCGGGGGGAAAGGTAAGGGGATATTGCGCAATGCCTACCTAGCGTTCGACGCTGGGTTTGGCTATCCGATGGATAACGTCCTGACCCGTTATTACCAATTCGATAAATCGATTCGAAGAGCAGGTAGGCCCCAGGTTACGATGGATGGTAATCAGGCTCTCGCGTATGGATTAATCGCGGCGGGGGTGCGCTATGGAGCAGGTTACCCAATTACGCCCTGGTCCAGCATAATGGAATTGTTACGGGTCGAACTATCAAAATATGGAGGTGTCTTTGTCCAGGCGGAGGATGAACTTGCGGCCATATCGATCGCGTTAGGGTTCGCCTACAGCGGACATCTTGCGGTTACCGGCAGTGCCGGTCCGGGTATCTCTCTTAAGATGGAGGCTCTGGGTTGGGCCGTGATGGCGGAGATTCCTTTAGTGGTGGTGAATGTGCAGAGGGGAGGGCCCAGTACTGGATTACCGACCAACGTAGAGCAAAGTGATCTTATGCAGGCGATATATGGCAGCCATGGGGATACTCCAAGAGTTGTTGTGGCGCCTCGGCATGTTGAGGATTGCTTCTACGTGGCCTTGGAAGCCGGACAAATTGCCCGCAAGTACAGTACCCCAGTAATCATACTAAGCGATCAGGCACTAGCTACTCGTATCGAGGCATTCGACGAACCCAACTTGGAGGAATTGGTAGTTGATCCGGTGCTCGATCTCAGCTCCCGAGGAAGCGATTTCCTGCCATATGATCTTGACGCGATTACGAATCATGCCCCTCCGGGGTCGGTTATGGAAGGGGGTAAGTATCCAGTGGTGACCGGCCTCGAGCACGATGAGAAAGGTCATCCTACGGCTAATCCCCGCCTCCACTCGCAGATGACCGCCAAGCGAAGGGAAAAATTGAAAAATCTTTCCGAAGAGATCGGAATCCCTGAAGTGTATGGTGACGTAAAAGGAGACATTTTATTGGTAGGATGGGGATCGACGTTCGGCCCCATACATGAGGCAGTAGATCAAGCTCGCTCCAATGGTCGCAGGGTTGGATGTATTCACCTACATCATTTACATCCGTTTCCCAAGGGTATAGAGCAAATACTCAGTTGCTATCGCGAGACCTTCGTCGTTGAGATGAATGACGAGGGTCTGTACGGCTATGGCCAGTTAGCAGGGTTGCTCCGAGCCCGATATTGCCACCCCGGCATTCGAAGTATTACTAAAACTGATGGACTTACGTTTAAAGTGAAGGAGATACTAGAAGGCATCTCTCATTTTCCTAAAGATTCTGTGTAG
- the korB_2 gene encoding 2-oxoglutarate oxidoreductase subunit KorB — MGSDLLAGKEDLAEGIQPRVDKKILTADKPTWCAGCGDFAVLAAFYRVLEKLQLRHENIVTLAGIGCSSRFPYFVNTHGGHFIHGRAVPFATGVSISRPDLHVFLFGGDGDGFSMGGNHLDHGARKNIQMTYVIMDNFVYGLTKKQTSPTSFIGFKSKTDPEGSVDQPINPMKKLVTSGATFIARTHATQVKHMTEMYERAIAHDGFSVIECLSECTEFYRGAFDASVPRKGGEFELIKEKRHDGSPEDEKRHDVSDETEAYRLADLPWPGVFGVFYQAERPTKNALESNLIARAREKSQGRSSLQMLQETFTRFK; from the coding sequence ATGGGAAGCGACCTCTTAGCAGGAAAAGAAGATTTGGCAGAAGGAATACAGCCGCGGGTAGACAAGAAAATCTTGACCGCCGACAAACCGACCTGGTGTGCCGGATGTGGAGACTTTGCAGTTTTGGCTGCTTTCTATAGGGTTTTGGAAAAGTTACAGTTGAGACATGAGAACATCGTGACTCTTGCCGGAATCGGGTGTTCCTCCCGGTTTCCTTATTTTGTTAATACCCACGGTGGGCACTTTATCCATGGGCGGGCGGTTCCTTTTGCGACAGGTGTCAGTATATCTCGACCGGATCTACATGTCTTTCTCTTCGGTGGGGACGGTGATGGATTCTCAATGGGGGGTAATCATCTCGATCACGGAGCTCGAAAGAATATCCAGATGACTTATGTCATTATGGACAATTTCGTTTACGGGTTGACTAAAAAGCAGACCTCTCCCACCTCTTTTATTGGGTTTAAGTCGAAAACAGACCCAGAGGGATCCGTAGATCAACCGATCAATCCCATGAAAAAGCTGGTCACCAGTGGTGCCACTTTTATCGCTCGTACTCACGCCACCCAAGTAAAACACATGACGGAGATGTATGAGCGGGCGATTGCTCATGACGGATTTTCCGTCATTGAGTGTCTATCTGAATGTACTGAGTTCTACCGAGGCGCTTTCGATGCCAGCGTTCCCAGAAAGGGGGGAGAGTTCGAGTTGATTAAGGAAAAGAGACATGATGGCTCTCCTGAGGATGAGAAAAGACATGACGTTTCAGACGAAACGGAAGCCTATCGATTGGCTGATCTGCCATGGCCGGGTGTTTTCGGTGTTTTTTACCAGGCAGAGCGGCCGACCAAGAATGCCCTTGAGTCTAATCTGATCGCACGTGCTCGTGAGAAGTCACAGGGGCGCTCCTCGTTGCAAATGCTGCAAGAAACGTTTACGAGGTTTAAATAG
- the lgt gene encoding Prolipoprotein diacylglyceryl transferase produces MSSNFLAYFQHDLNPVLLPIYGDFAIRWYGIAYILGFITACGLLKLYFKTQRSTWNSEAQINAILYLAMGTMIGGRLGFMLLYDLNTFLRNPLSFFEFWKGGMASHGGFAGCLVAAFLIARRNKTPFLKTTDLIVTVAPPGLLFGRIANFINGELWGKLSDVPWAVIFPTSTLPNTPLELVAPRHPSQLYEAALEGLVLGVYIQIRFWRSNPQRMPAGQLSGEFLIAYSILRIIGEVFREPDPAGLILGLSRGVFYSIILGTLGVFWVVWVRKTNPFPATRE; encoded by the coding sequence GTGTCTTCAAATTTTTTAGCCTACTTCCAGCATGACCTGAATCCGGTTCTTCTTCCAATTTATGGAGATTTTGCTATCCGATGGTACGGAATTGCTTACATACTAGGATTTATCACCGCCTGCGGACTTCTTAAACTCTATTTCAAGACGCAACGGTCAACCTGGAATTCCGAAGCCCAAATAAACGCCATCCTCTACCTTGCCATGGGGACAATGATCGGAGGCCGGCTGGGCTTCATGCTCCTCTACGACCTGAACACATTCCTCCGCAATCCTCTTTCTTTCTTCGAATTTTGGAAGGGGGGAATGGCTAGCCACGGCGGTTTTGCAGGCTGCCTTGTAGCTGCTTTCCTTATTGCCAGAAGAAATAAAACTCCTTTCCTCAAAACGACTGACCTAATTGTTACCGTTGCTCCTCCGGGACTCCTTTTTGGCCGAATTGCCAATTTCATCAATGGCGAACTTTGGGGTAAACTTTCCGACGTTCCCTGGGCTGTAATTTTCCCAACGAGCACACTGCCTAATACTCCCCTGGAACTTGTTGCTCCCCGACACCCATCCCAGCTCTATGAAGCAGCTCTCGAGGGCCTTGTTTTAGGGGTCTATATACAGATACGCTTCTGGCGATCCAATCCGCAACGAATGCCGGCTGGTCAGCTTTCTGGTGAATTCCTTATAGCCTATTCAATTCTTCGCATAATTGGGGAGGTTTTTCGTGAACCCGATCCAGCCGGTCTCATCCTCGGTCTTAGCCGCGGTGTCTTCTATTCTATCATCTTAGGCACCCTCGGCGTCTTTTGGGTAGTTTGGGTCCGTAAGACTAATCCTTTTCCAGCAACTCGCGAGTAA
- a CDS encoding hypothetical protein (UPF0053 inner membrane protein YfjD): MTGLILPICFTLGVSGFCSLLEAFILSTTTSEIEALRKESPRQGSLLETFKNDIELTSSAILTLNTIANTMGAMWVASVAKDVAGNLVGIISFFMVLGILILSEILPKNMGVIYRRVLQKRLVYPLQLVRYSMYPLAYLTMHSIRLVVDKEAVEAVADEDEEITLLADKHAKDGSLTNSERDMIRNALSLDDVHISEIMTPRTVVTALDANLTVEEVFIQFRNIPFGRLPVYQESIDNVVGLVRRRDLLQAMANDQNNKKVSELMGEMTFVPETSSAAAALQHFLRTHQQLAMVVDEFGSTVGVVTVEDTIEHILGREIYEETDVAVDMRELARNQAEQKKAEESPPSNAPQ; this comes from the coding sequence ATGACAGGCCTTATATTGCCAATTTGTTTTACTCTCGGCGTTTCCGGCTTCTGCTCCCTTCTTGAGGCCTTCATACTCAGTACTACGACCTCGGAAATCGAAGCGCTGAGAAAGGAATCCCCAAGGCAGGGGAGTCTTCTTGAAACTTTTAAGAATGACATAGAATTGACCAGTTCGGCTATTCTGACGCTCAACACAATTGCCAACACCATGGGAGCGATGTGGGTCGCGAGCGTGGCTAAGGATGTAGCAGGAAATCTAGTCGGGATAATTTCGTTTTTCATGGTTCTAGGCATCCTTATTCTTTCTGAGATCCTTCCTAAGAATATGGGTGTGATTTATCGAAGGGTTCTTCAGAAGCGTCTTGTCTACCCTCTTCAGCTAGTCCGCTATTCTATGTACCCCTTAGCTTACCTGACGATGCACTCGATTCGGTTGGTAGTCGACAAAGAAGCAGTAGAAGCAGTGGCTGACGAAGATGAAGAAATAACACTGTTGGCCGATAAACATGCTAAGGACGGTTCGTTGACAAACAGCGAGCGGGATATGATCCGCAATGCACTCAGTCTCGATGACGTGCATATTAGTGAAATTATGACTCCACGTACTGTTGTTACGGCGTTAGATGCTAACCTCACTGTAGAGGAAGTTTTCATCCAGTTTCGCAATATCCCTTTCGGCCGCCTGCCTGTATATCAAGAGAGCATTGATAACGTTGTCGGTCTAGTCCGCCGTCGCGACCTCTTACAAGCTATGGCAAATGATCAAAATAACAAGAAGGTCAGTGAACTGATGGGTGAAATGACCTTCGTTCCTGAGACATCTTCAGCCGCTGCCGCGTTGCAGCATTTTCTTAGAACGCATCAACAACTTGCCATGGTGGTAGATGAATTCGGTTCCACTGTAGGTGTTGTTACCGTGGAAGACACCATTGAACACATCCTCGGAAGAGAAATCTACGAGGAAACAGATGTTGCAGTCGATATGCGCGAGCTCGCACGGAACCAAGCTGAGCAAAAAAAGGCTGAGGAGTCCCCCCCAAGCAACGCGCCTCAATAA
- the gcvH gene encoding Glycine cleavage system H protein → MDQILPHLQFTKEHEWIRIDGESGLVGITDFAQEELGDVTFVELPEIGLVLDRGDVIGVVESVKAASDIFTPLSGEILEINTAVEDRPELVNSDPYGEGWLVRLRIKNPEEVQSLLSSEEYERLIKGES, encoded by the coding sequence GTGGATCAAATTTTACCACATCTACAATTTACGAAAGAGCATGAGTGGATTCGGATTGATGGCGAATCCGGTCTGGTAGGCATTACGGATTTTGCTCAGGAGGAACTTGGTGATGTTACCTTCGTAGAACTTCCCGAGATTGGATTGGTTCTCGATAGAGGAGATGTCATTGGAGTGGTGGAATCGGTTAAAGCCGCATCTGATATCTTCACCCCTTTAAGTGGGGAAATCCTCGAGATTAACACTGCTGTGGAGGACAGACCTGAGTTAGTCAACAGTGATCCCTATGGAGAAGGCTGGTTGGTACGGTTGAGAATCAAGAATCCTGAAGAGGTACAGTCCCTCCTTTCGAGTGAGGAATATGAGCGATTGATTAAGGGAGAATCATGA